The proteins below are encoded in one region of Candidatus Thiodiazotropha sp. LNASS1:
- a CDS encoding MarR family winged helix-turn-helix transcriptional regulator, translated as MVKKTQPEAEKVRKGSTGWMFKILCTSLDAEMSSELKHLGLNLGQFAVLMTLSEAEGLTQSEIGKKITMPGYATTRTIDALEEKRFVERRKDDRSRRSHRIYLTEQSRRIVPQLFTIIGKVNGHLLSALSPKEQKDLVKILNKLVLSRTE; from the coding sequence ATGGTTAAGAAGACTCAGCCTGAGGCTGAAAAAGTCAGAAAAGGCAGTACCGGGTGGATGTTTAAAATACTCTGCACCTCACTTGATGCCGAAATGAGTAGCGAACTGAAGCACCTGGGTTTAAATCTGGGACAATTTGCAGTGTTGATGACGCTGTCGGAAGCCGAAGGGCTTACCCAATCTGAGATCGGTAAAAAAATTACCATGCCCGGCTATGCAACGACCCGGACTATCGACGCGCTGGAAGAAAAACGTTTCGTTGAACGCCGCAAAGATGACCGGTCACGTAGGAGTCATCGAATATATCTCACCGAGCAGAGTCGCAGGATAGTCCCACAGCTTTTTACGATCATCGGCAAGGTCAACGGGCATCTTTTGTCGGCCCTTTCTCCGAAGGAGCAGAAAGACTTGGTGAAAATTTTAAACAAACTGGTGCTTTCCAGGACTGAATAG
- a CDS encoding cytochrome b, with translation MRRYHPALVLLHWLLAIMIVAGLIMGTNVLSATPNDVPEKLFYLKMHMSMGIIIFILMTIRLGIRFFTAKPPAADIGNSLINKLGIATHYLFYLVVILMGASGLAIANMAGLPEIVFGSSGASLVSTFDDFPPRIAHGVLSKVLLILIIGHVSAFLYHQYARKDNLFSRMWFGRRSSDPSEVQS, from the coding sequence ATGAGACGTTACCATCCTGCTTTGGTACTTTTACATTGGTTGCTGGCAATCATGATCGTGGCAGGACTGATCATGGGCACGAATGTCCTGAGCGCCACACCGAACGACGTTCCTGAAAAGTTGTTCTACCTGAAAATGCATATGTCGATGGGCATTATCATCTTCATACTCATGACTATACGTTTAGGTATCCGTTTTTTTACAGCGAAACCGCCGGCGGCTGATATCGGGAACAGCCTGATTAACAAGCTGGGTATCGCTACACACTACTTGTTCTACCTGGTGGTGATACTAATGGGGGCCAGCGGTCTCGCGATAGCCAATATGGCAGGTCTACCGGAGATTGTTTTTGGTAGTTCCGGCGCATCCTTGGTTTCAACGTTCGATGATTTTCCCCCACGCATTGCGCATGGCGTGTTAAGCAAAGTTCTGCTGATACTGATCATCGGCCATGTATCAGCCTTCCTGTATCACCAGTACGCTCGTAAAGATAACCTTTTTTCCCGTATGTGGTTTGGTCGTCGTTCATCGGATCCATCCGAGGTTCAATCATGA
- the nosD gene encoding nitrous oxide reductase family maturation protein NosD produces MNALIKNSLIFIGLLMVAPVMALPPLQLFVDLTPLGKTLRLIPGSYSGPVVINKPIVIEGGGEVTVDNEGVGTVMTIKSDHVVVRGLHLTGSGTSYNAMDAGVLIEANEVIFEDNRLDDVLFGIHIKQGNANTIRNNTVTSKPFEPSLRGEGLRIWYGNENLIEGNTFYYVRDLLLTNSSANEIIGNELHHNRISLEFIFSPDNLIKNNHIGENDTGIVAIYSDGLLIEDNHIEHIRNTGSSALAIKESSQVKIKDNKILHNAVGLTANSPVFPENILYLENNHFSYNNMAMYFYGEKGGHIIHGNRFVNNLSTIAVSHIKSAKSNDWDGNLWDDYRGFDRDHDGYGDTPHTIKLYADRIWMDRPVTQFFRGTPIMGMIDFMERLAPFSEPGSILTDPHPLID; encoded by the coding sequence ATGAATGCCCTCATTAAAAACTCATTGATCTTCATTGGTCTGCTGATGGTTGCGCCAGTTATGGCTTTACCCCCTCTGCAGCTTTTTGTTGATTTAACTCCTCTGGGTAAGACGCTCCGACTGATACCAGGCAGCTATTCCGGTCCTGTCGTCATCAATAAACCGATTGTCATCGAAGGTGGTGGCGAAGTAACGGTCGATAATGAGGGTGTGGGAACGGTAATGACGATCAAGTCGGATCACGTTGTGGTACGTGGACTTCATTTGACTGGTTCCGGTACTTCCTACAATGCCATGGATGCCGGTGTATTGATTGAGGCCAATGAAGTCATTTTCGAAGACAACCGTTTGGATGATGTTTTGTTTGGCATTCACATCAAGCAAGGAAATGCCAATACCATCCGCAACAACACAGTCACATCGAAACCGTTTGAGCCGAGTTTGCGAGGTGAAGGACTGAGAATCTGGTACGGAAACGAAAACCTGATAGAAGGTAATACCTTTTATTATGTCCGTGATCTGCTTCTGACGAACTCATCAGCAAATGAGATTATCGGTAATGAGTTACACCATAACCGGATCAGTCTGGAATTTATCTTTTCTCCGGACAATCTCATCAAAAACAATCATATTGGTGAAAACGACACGGGAATCGTGGCGATTTATTCCGATGGGCTGTTGATCGAGGACAACCATATCGAGCATATCAGAAACACGGGTAGCTCGGCGCTGGCAATCAAGGAGAGTTCACAGGTTAAGATCAAGGATAATAAAATTCTTCACAATGCCGTGGGATTGACCGCAAACTCGCCGGTGTTTCCAGAGAATATTCTCTATCTGGAGAACAACCATTTTTCCTACAACAATATGGCGATGTATTTCTATGGAGAGAAGGGGGGGCATATCATTCATGGCAATCGATTTGTCAACAATCTCTCCACGATTGCCGTCAGTCATATAAAGAGTGCAAAAAGCAATGACTGGGATGGAAACCTATGGGATGACTATCGGGGCTTCGATCGTGATCATGACGGATATGGAGATACGCCTCATACAATCAAGTTGTACGCGGACCGGATTTGGATGGACAGACCGGTCACGCAATTCTTTCGCGGTACGCCGATTATGGGAATGATCGATTTCATGGAGCGATTGGCGCCTTTTTCGGAGCCGGGATCCATATTGACCGATCCCCATCCCCTGATCGACTAA